In Schaalia sp. JY-X169, the following are encoded in one genomic region:
- a CDS encoding dihydroorotate dehydrogenase electron transfer subunit, with product MRSIQLFQVTENRQIARDTYLLELEGDTAGLSHPGQFVNVDIPGFYLRRPLSVCAWGPGHLTLMYKILGQGTDALGHVSPAETLDVLSGLGNGFSIPEGVSSPLVVGGGIGVAPLLALTEALVKAGTKPSVIFGFGSEDEVALVEEIEALGVSVSITTVDGTAGTPGFVTTAMMQADATWDYVYACGPTPMLKAVFAAAGAPGQYSMEERMACGFGACMGCVLETKEGFQRVCKEGPVFYSEDLPW from the coding sequence ATGCGTTCCATTCAGCTCTTCCAAGTAACGGAGAACCGGCAAATTGCCAGGGATACTTATTTGTTGGAGCTGGAGGGAGATACGGCGGGCCTGTCCCACCCGGGCCAATTCGTCAACGTTGATATCCCAGGGTTCTATCTGCGCAGGCCACTGTCTGTTTGCGCGTGGGGGCCCGGCCACCTGACCCTGATGTACAAGATCCTCGGCCAGGGCACCGATGCTCTTGGCCATGTCTCCCCCGCCGAGACGCTGGATGTCCTCTCCGGACTTGGCAACGGCTTCTCCATTCCCGAGGGCGTCAGCAGTCCGCTTGTCGTCGGCGGGGGAATCGGGGTGGCACCGCTCTTGGCGCTTACTGAGGCACTGGTCAAGGCAGGCACCAAACCCAGTGTCATTTTTGGTTTCGGGTCCGAGGACGAGGTCGCCCTCGTTGAAGAGATCGAAGCGCTTGGCGTGTCGGTATCGATCACGACTGTTGACGGCACTGCGGGAACCCCCGGTTTTGTCACCACGGCAATGATGCAGGCCGACGCAACCTGGGACTACGTGTATGCGTGCGGCCCAACTCCCATGCTCAAAGCGGTGTTTGCGGCGGCGGGGGCGCCCGGCCAGTACTCGATGGAAGAACGGATGGCCTGCGGGTTTGGGGCTTGCATGGGATGCGTCCTCGAAACCAAAGAGGGCTTCCAGAGAGTCTGCAAAGAGGGGCCAGTCTTCTACAGTGAGGATCTGCCATGGTGA
- a CDS encoding dihydroorotase encodes MKVLLHGAQVFLDGELRAADLSLEQDQATGNWQVEEVRDPQQVGLFTDRIVDLTGKLILPGLADIHVHLREPGFSYKETIPTGTAAAARGGFTTVCAMPNLDPAPDNLAELQAQDAVYDQRAVVEVRPYACLTKGGTGRGELLEYAALSTVAVGFSDDGFGVQDEDAMAEIMRQIAAVGGLVAQHMEDLELSGDGYINDGEYAATHGHIGKPGISEWSQLERDLRLVEQTGCNYHACHLSTKRSVELVRAAKAKGLPVTAEAAPHYLALSDDMLRDEGRFRMNPPIRSRSDMEAVAAALVDGTIDMVATDHAPHSAEEKDGPLASSLNGVVGLEISVPVVYTHFVRNGRMSVADFVRVMCTAPRERFKLGGGQILAGEAADLVVLDPEAEVAVDSADFLSMGHATPFEGDQLFGRIDLTVCQGTPVWDPDRLLDTEVGD; translated from the coding sequence ATGAAAGTCTTGCTGCACGGGGCCCAGGTTTTTCTAGACGGGGAACTGCGTGCGGCAGATCTTTCCCTTGAACAGGATCAGGCGACGGGAAACTGGCAGGTCGAGGAAGTTCGCGATCCGCAGCAAGTCGGCCTTTTCACGGACCGGATCGTTGACCTTACGGGCAAACTGATCCTTCCCGGCCTCGCCGATATTCATGTTCACCTGCGCGAACCCGGCTTTTCTTACAAGGAGACGATCCCAACGGGAACTGCGGCGGCCGCTCGCGGCGGCTTTACCACGGTTTGTGCCATGCCGAATCTTGACCCAGCCCCCGACAACTTGGCCGAACTCCAAGCTCAGGACGCGGTCTACGATCAGCGTGCGGTGGTGGAGGTTCGCCCGTACGCCTGCCTCACAAAAGGCGGCACCGGTCGCGGTGAACTCCTTGAATACGCCGCACTGTCTACGGTTGCCGTTGGGTTCTCTGATGATGGTTTCGGGGTGCAGGACGAGGACGCCATGGCAGAGATAATGCGCCAAATCGCCGCGGTGGGCGGCCTCGTTGCCCAGCATATGGAGGACCTTGAGCTCTCCGGTGACGGTTACATTAACGATGGCGAGTATGCCGCAACCCACGGACACATCGGCAAGCCGGGGATCAGTGAGTGGTCTCAGTTGGAACGTGATCTGCGCCTCGTTGAGCAGACGGGCTGCAACTACCACGCCTGCCACCTCTCGACGAAACGTAGCGTGGAGTTGGTGCGCGCCGCCAAAGCTAAGGGCCTGCCCGTTACCGCGGAGGCCGCCCCCCACTACCTGGCCCTCTCTGACGACATGCTTCGCGATGAGGGCAGGTTCCGCATGAATCCGCCCATCCGCTCGCGTTCAGACATGGAGGCCGTGGCAGCCGCCCTCGTCGACGGAACCATCGACATGGTTGCAACGGATCACGCTCCGCATTCCGCTGAGGAGAAGGACGGCCCACTGGCGTCAAGCCTCAACGGGGTGGTCGGCCTCGAAATCTCTGTTCCTGTTGTCTACACACACTTTGTCCGCAACGGTCGCATGTCCGTGGCCGACTTCGTGAGGGTGATGTGCACGGCCCCCCGGGAGCGTTTCAAACTGGGCGGCGGCCAGATATTGGCGGGGGAAGCGGCGGATCTCGTGGTTCTCGATCCCGAGGCTGAGGTCGCGGTTGATTCAGCCGACTTCCTCTCCATGGGTCACGCCACACCGTTCGAGGGTGACCAACTGTTCGGACGGATCGACCTCACCGTCTGCCAGGGCACTCCAGTTTGGGACCCCGACCGACTACTCGATACCGAGGTGGGTGACTAG
- a CDS encoding dihydroorotate dehydrogenase codes for MVTANPRLAVDLAGVALQNPLIPASGCFGFGEEFLDFYDPNILGAAALKGTTREPREGSPTARIAETPSGMINSIGLQNPGIDAVLAQKLPGLAQFYHQPVIMNISGFSIDEYVHCCAATDGTCEVIELNVSCPNVHGGGMSFGASAEAAAQVTAAVREVVKESALFIKLSPNVTNIVAIAGACADEGADGLTLINTLQGMRIDVATRRPVIAERMGGLSGPAIFPIAVRMIAQVRSALDITVMGSGGVASARDVLEMMMAGATGIQIGAESLRNPLVIPQILEELPALMDELGIERLEEIIGAAL; via the coding sequence ATGGTGACTGCTAACCCACGTCTTGCCGTGGATCTTGCCGGTGTGGCGCTACAGAATCCGCTGATTCCGGCCTCGGGATGTTTTGGGTTTGGGGAGGAGTTTTTGGACTTCTACGACCCCAATATCCTGGGGGCAGCGGCTCTGAAGGGGACGACGCGCGAACCTCGCGAGGGTAGCCCGACAGCGCGAATTGCAGAGACACCCTCGGGCATGATCAACTCAATCGGCTTGCAGAATCCGGGCATCGACGCGGTTCTCGCCCAGAAACTGCCGGGGTTGGCGCAGTTCTACCACCAGCCTGTCATCATGAACATTTCCGGGTTCTCCATTGATGAGTATGTGCACTGTTGCGCTGCCACAGATGGGACCTGCGAGGTTATTGAACTCAACGTTTCTTGCCCCAATGTTCACGGTGGTGGCATGAGCTTTGGGGCCTCAGCTGAGGCTGCCGCCCAGGTCACCGCAGCGGTACGTGAAGTTGTCAAGGAGTCGGCGCTCTTCATCAAGTTGAGCCCCAACGTCACCAACATCGTGGCGATTGCGGGGGCGTGTGCTGACGAGGGCGCCGATGGACTCACTTTGATCAACACACTGCAGGGTATGCGCATCGATGTCGCAACCCGTCGCCCGGTGATCGCGGAGCGGATGGGTGGTCTGTCGGGGCCGGCAATTTTCCCGATCGCGGTGCGAATGATCGCGCAGGTTAGGTCCGCCCTCGACATCACTGTCATGGGGAGCGGAGGTGTCGCATCGGCGCGGGACGTCCTCGAAATGATGATGGCCGGGGCAACGGGGATCCAGATTGGCGCGGAATCCCTACGCAACCCGCTGGTCATCCCCCAGATTTTGGAGGAGCTGCCAGCCCTGATGGATGAGCTCGGAATCGAACGTCTCGAAGAGATTATTGGAGCAGCCCTATGA
- the pyrF gene encoding orotidine-5'-phosphate decarboxylase, producing MTDHNDVIVAADFPTADALDHFLGRLGDQRPYLKVGMELFYGAGPDLVRRLKGEGYSVFLDLKLHDIPNTVGSAMAVLRDLGADMVNLHAAGGSVMMEAAKEGLTRPDGTRPLLIAVTQLTSTSKDMLNQELLIPGEVDEAVAHYAKVTQVAGLDGVVCSARETALVKATCGTDFLAVTPGIRFVEGDVQDQVRVMTPQAAREAGSDFIVVGRPITSAPDPRAAYLRCRNEFLGENNA from the coding sequence ATGACAGATCACAACGATGTTATCGTCGCGGCGGACTTCCCGACGGCGGACGCCCTCGACCACTTCTTGGGGCGACTGGGGGACCAGCGGCCCTACCTGAAGGTGGGGATGGAGCTGTTCTATGGCGCCGGTCCCGACCTGGTGCGACGGCTGAAAGGGGAGGGTTACAGCGTCTTCCTTGACCTGAAGCTGCACGATATTCCCAACACGGTGGGCTCCGCCATGGCGGTTCTGCGTGACTTGGGAGCGGACATGGTGAACCTCCATGCCGCTGGTGGAAGCGTCATGATGGAAGCCGCCAAAGAGGGGTTAACCCGGCCTGATGGGACGCGTCCGTTGCTGATAGCGGTCACCCAGCTCACCTCGACCTCGAAGGACATGCTCAACCAGGAGTTGCTGATTCCTGGCGAGGTCGACGAGGCCGTGGCGCACTACGCCAAGGTCACCCAGGTGGCTGGGCTCGACGGGGTTGTGTGTTCGGCTCGTGAAACCGCGCTGGTCAAGGCGACTTGCGGCACAGACTTCCTCGCCGTCACCCCGGGGATCAGGTTTGTCGAGGGCGATGTGCAGGACCAGGTGAGGGTCATGACGCCGCAGGCCGCGAGGGAAGCTGGCAGCGACTTCATCGTCGTGGGCCGCCCCATCACATCAGCCCCGGATCCGCGCGCCGCATACCTGCGGTGTCGCAACGAGTTCTTAGGAGAGAACAATGCCTAG
- a CDS encoding aspartate carbamoyltransferase regulatory subunit has product MNIDGVENGIVIDHIRPGDSMRLYYLLGLDDLDCSVAIIKNVDSRKYGRKDIIKIDQHIDLDLDALGYIDPKITVNLVRGSKLQEKKHLSLPDSLVNIVECKNPRCITTVEDEVDQVFTLVDPQRSLYRCLYCEAAAPDHR; this is encoded by the coding sequence GTGAATATTGACGGTGTTGAGAACGGAATTGTCATCGACCACATTCGTCCCGGCGACTCCATGCGGCTCTACTATCTTCTCGGGCTTGACGACCTGGACTGCTCCGTCGCGATCATCAAGAATGTCGATTCGCGTAAGTACGGACGCAAGGACATCATCAAAATTGACCAGCATATCGACCTTGACCTGGACGCCCTCGGATACATCGATCCGAAGATCACGGTGAACCTGGTGCGTGGAAGCAAGTTGCAAGAGAAGAAGCACCTCTCCTTGCCTGACTCTCTGGTCAATATCGTTGAGTGCAAGAATCCACGGTGTATTACTACTGTCGAGGACGAGGTCGATCAGGTCTTCACCCTGGTGGATCCGCAGCGGAGTCTGTATCGCTGTCTGTACTGTGAGGCTGCGGCGCCCGACCATAGGTAG
- the pyrB gene encoding aspartate carbamoyltransferase: MRHLIDIRDFTQEEVADLLAVAERIIADPIAYQDVCAHKRLATLFFEPSTRTRLSFEAAMQALGGSVLGFSSADSSSAAKGETVGDTVQTVGCYVDIIAMRHPREGAPHLASLRSPVPVINAGDGGHNHPTQTLTDLLTIQREKGRLDNLVIGMAGDLKFGRTVHSLISAMAPYPGISFVLMSPPELQIPDYIREDVLDKYNVPYVETDDMEGALGDLDVLYMTRVQKERFFNEADYIRLKDRFILDQDRLRFARQDLSILHPLPRVNEISVKIDDDPRAAYFRQVKNGMIMRMALILKLLDLEVA; this comes from the coding sequence ATGCGTCATCTGATTGATATCCGCGATTTCACCCAAGAGGAAGTGGCAGACCTGCTGGCCGTTGCGGAACGTATCATCGCGGACCCGATCGCCTATCAGGACGTCTGCGCTCACAAGCGTTTGGCCACCTTGTTTTTTGAGCCGTCAACCCGCACACGACTCTCGTTCGAGGCCGCCATGCAGGCACTAGGTGGCAGTGTCTTGGGTTTCTCCTCGGCGGACTCGTCCTCGGCCGCCAAGGGTGAGACCGTTGGCGACACGGTGCAGACGGTCGGTTGCTACGTCGACATTATTGCCATGCGGCATCCGCGAGAGGGTGCACCCCACCTGGCGTCGTTGCGGTCGCCGGTCCCGGTGATCAACGCTGGGGACGGCGGGCACAACCACCCGACCCAAACCCTTACGGACCTGCTCACCATTCAGCGGGAGAAAGGTCGTTTGGACAACCTGGTCATTGGCATGGCGGGTGACCTCAAGTTTGGTCGTACCGTTCACTCTCTGATCAGCGCAATGGCGCCGTACCCGGGGATTTCCTTCGTACTCATGTCGCCGCCGGAGTTGCAGATTCCCGACTACATTCGCGAGGACGTCCTCGACAAATACAACGTCCCCTACGTGGAGACGGATGACATGGAAGGGGCGCTCGGGGATCTTGATGTCCTCTATATGACGCGCGTGCAGAAGGAGAGGTTCTTCAACGAGGCCGATTACATTCGTCTGAAGGACCGTTTCATTCTGGATCAGGACAGGCTGCGTTTTGCGCGGCAGGACCTGTCGATTCTCCATCCACTGCCCCGGGTAAATGAGATCTCCGTGAAGATTGATGACGATCCGCGTGCAGCCTACTTCCGCCAGGTCAAAAACGGCATGATTATGCGGATGGCGCTGATTTTGAAACTACTGGATCTTGAGGTTGCATAG
- the pyrE gene encoding orotate phosphoribosyltransferase — MPSFNHREVARMVAADLLDIEAVFLRPDEPFTWASGIRSPIYCDNRLILSHLQVRTRVERGLADLVEAAYPETEMLMGTATAGIAHAALAADLLELPMGYVRGGSKGHGRGNQIEGGFTPGQHVVVIEDLISTGGSSVEAAKVLLDAGLVVSGVAAIFTYNMERASVTFAEGGLTYTALTDLDTLVDVAVAKGYLSGQQAPEVLRFRDNPAAWWQGESE; from the coding sequence ATGCCTAGTTTCAATCACCGTGAGGTTGCGCGGATGGTGGCGGCAGATTTGCTGGATATCGAGGCCGTGTTTTTGCGCCCTGACGAACCATTTACTTGGGCCAGCGGGATCCGGAGTCCCATCTACTGCGACAATCGCCTGATCCTCTCGCACCTGCAGGTGCGAACCAGGGTGGAACGCGGCTTGGCGGACCTTGTCGAGGCCGCCTACCCGGAAACAGAGATGCTGATGGGAACCGCCACGGCGGGGATTGCCCACGCGGCGCTCGCCGCCGACCTTCTGGAGCTGCCGATGGGTTATGTGCGGGGCGGCTCGAAGGGCCACGGTCGGGGCAACCAGATTGAAGGTGGCTTCACCCCGGGTCAGCACGTTGTGGTCATTGAAGACTTGATCTCCACCGGCGGATCCAGCGTGGAGGCGGCAAAGGTATTGCTTGACGCCGGTTTGGTGGTGTCTGGGGTCGCGGCAATCTTCACCTACAACATGGAGCGGGCCTCAGTGACGTTTGCCGAGGGCGGACTTACATACACCGCTCTCACCGACCTCGACACCCTGGTGGATGTCGCGGTGGCCAAGGGCTACCTGAGCGGGCAACAGGCACCGGAGGTGCTGCGGTTCCGAGACAACCCTGCCGCTTGGTGGCAGGGAGAGAGTGAATAG